Proteins encoded by one window of Azospirillum thiophilum:
- a CDS encoding sensor histidine kinase: protein MADTASSRPLRRRRVAFLAALLAALLVAVTALTCWGAYRWAEAEARAALTLSGDQRLGLYASSIRNAVGRYDYLPFLVARDHEMLDLLEAPSDSRRDAANRRLETANAVAGSAALYVVDRKGLALAASNWADPAQSFVGQIYDFRPYFRQAVESGSGRYFGIGVTTGLPGYFLSHAVRLGDRLVGVAVVKIDLESLQRDWAAGGERVLVTDENGIVFLSSHADWKYRALRPLPDAVKARLAQTRQYDRSELVPLGLHDGPVMETGARLVSLPVIGMPLIGSLGPARASAAPSPARRAYLMQELALPEFGWTIRLLSDLEPVRAEAAGAAVLTGMGILLLAAAAALGWQRRQTLRLQREARTMLERRVEERTAELLTANRVLREAQEELVQAGKLAALGQMSAALAHEINQPLAAIRTFVASTRLLAERGETAMVRDNLAMIGDLAERMAQLSGHLKEFARKGPARVQAVPVARTMDRALALLAPRLREEEVRVEQAIPPDALVRGDAVRLEQVFVNLLRNAADAMDLCDDRRLTLTAVRNGEGWEIRIGDSGTGIAEAHRLRLFDPFFTTKEVGQGLGLGLSLSYGIVRDFGGTLRAENNPDGGACFVVQLPDAKGGPE from the coding sequence ATGGCCGACACAGCTTCCTCCCGCCCGCTGCGCCGCCGCCGGGTGGCGTTCCTCGCCGCATTGCTGGCGGCCCTGCTGGTCGCCGTCACCGCGCTGACCTGCTGGGGCGCCTATCGCTGGGCGGAGGCGGAGGCACGGGCGGCGCTGACCCTGAGCGGCGACCAGCGGCTCGGGCTCTATGCCAGCAGCATCCGCAACGCGGTCGGCCGCTACGACTATCTGCCCTTCCTGGTCGCCCGCGACCACGAGATGCTCGATCTGCTGGAGGCGCCGTCCGACTCCCGGCGCGACGCGGCCAACCGGCGGCTGGAGACGGCGAACGCCGTGGCCGGCTCGGCGGCGCTCTATGTGGTCGACCGCAAGGGGCTGGCGCTGGCGGCGAGCAACTGGGCCGACCCGGCGCAGAGCTTCGTCGGCCAGATCTATGATTTCCGCCCCTATTTCCGGCAGGCGGTGGAGAGCGGCAGCGGCCGCTATTTCGGCATCGGCGTCACCACCGGCCTGCCCGGCTATTTCCTGTCGCACGCGGTGCGGCTGGGCGACCGGCTGGTCGGCGTCGCCGTGGTCAAGATCGACCTGGAATCGCTCCAGCGCGACTGGGCGGCCGGCGGCGAGCGGGTGCTGGTGACCGACGAGAACGGCATCGTCTTCCTGTCCAGCCATGCCGATTGGAAATACCGCGCGCTCCGCCCGCTGCCCGACGCGGTGAAGGCGCGGCTGGCACAGACCCGCCAGTACGACCGCAGCGAGCTGGTCCCGCTGGGACTGCATGACGGCCCGGTGATGGAGACCGGCGCCCGGCTGGTCAGCCTGCCCGTCATCGGCATGCCCCTCATTGGTTCGCTTGGCCCTGCGCGTGCGTCCGCCGCCCCATCGCCGGCCCGCCGCGCCTACCTGATGCAGGAGCTGGCGCTGCCGGAATTCGGCTGGACCATCCGCCTGCTGTCCGATCTGGAGCCGGTGCGGGCCGAAGCGGCGGGGGCGGCGGTGCTGACCGGGATGGGCATCCTGCTGCTGGCGGCGGCGGCGGCACTGGGCTGGCAGCGGCGGCAGACCCTGCGGCTCCAGCGCGAGGCGCGGACGATGCTGGAGCGCCGGGTGGAGGAACGCACGGCCGAACTGCTCACCGCCAACCGCGTGCTGCGCGAGGCGCAGGAGGAGCTGGTGCAGGCCGGCAAGCTGGCGGCGCTCGGCCAGATGTCGGCGGCGCTGGCGCACGAGATCAACCAGCCGTTGGCCGCCATCCGCACCTTCGTCGCCTCCACCCGCCTGCTGGCCGAGCGCGGGGAGACGGCGATGGTCCGCGACAACCTCGCCATGATCGGCGATCTGGCCGAACGCATGGCGCAGCTGTCCGGCCACCTCAAGGAGTTCGCCCGCAAGGGGCCGGCGCGGGTGCAGGCGGTGCCGGTCGCCCGCACCATGGACCGCGCGCTGGCCCTGCTCGCCCCCCGGCTGCGCGAAGAGGAGGTGCGGGTCGAACAGGCGATCCCGCCCGACGCGCTGGTCCGCGGCGACGCCGTGCGGCTGGAACAGGTCTTCGTCAACCTGCTGCGCAACGCCGCGGACGCCATGGACCTCTGCGACGACCGCCGCCTGACCCTGACCGCGGTGCGCAACGGCGAGGGCTGGGAGATCCGCATCGGCGACAGCGGCACCGGCATCGCCGAGGCGCACCGGCTCCGGCTGTTCGACCCCTTCTTCACCACCAAGGAGGTCGGGCAGGGGCTCGGCCTCGGCCTGTCGCTGTCCTATGGCATCGTGCGCGATTTCGGCGGCACGCTGAGGGCGGAGAACAACCCCGACGGCGGCGCCTGCTTCGTCGTCCAGCTGCCCGACGCGAAAGGAGGACCGGAATGA
- a CDS encoding class I SAM-dependent methyltransferase, with protein sequence MDADSIRAAYRRYAGFYDRVFGVLLASGRHAAVEWLNRRGGLRILEVGVGTGLSLSDYRKDNRVVGIDLSTDMLKVAQERVARERLDHVEGLLEMDAGKLAFADGSFDVVVAMYVMTVVPDPQGTMAELERVCKPGGDIVIVNHFAARRPGVRRAVEGWLSPLSKKLGWRPDFTLDAMMTGSRLAIESIRTLPPFGLFSLLHCRRG encoded by the coding sequence ATGGATGCCGATTCCATTCGCGCCGCCTACCGGCGCTATGCGGGCTTCTACGACCGGGTGTTCGGGGTGCTGCTGGCGTCGGGCCGCCACGCGGCGGTGGAGTGGCTGAACCGCCGCGGCGGCCTGCGCATCCTGGAGGTTGGCGTCGGCACCGGCCTGTCGCTGTCGGACTATCGCAAGGACAACCGCGTTGTCGGCATCGATCTGTCCACCGACATGCTGAAGGTGGCGCAGGAGCGGGTGGCGCGCGAGCGGCTCGACCATGTCGAAGGGCTGTTGGAGATGGATGCCGGCAAGCTGGCCTTCGCCGACGGCAGCTTCGACGTGGTGGTCGCCATGTATGTCATGACCGTCGTCCCCGATCCCCAGGGCACGATGGCGGAGCTGGAGCGCGTCTGCAAACCCGGCGGCGACATCGTCATCGTCAATCATTTCGCCGCCCGCCGGCCCGGTGTCCGGCGCGCGGTGGAGGGCTGGCTGTCGCCCTTGTCGAAGAAGCTGGGCTGGCGTCCCGACTTCACGCTGGATGCGATGATGACCGGATCGCGGCTGGCGATCGAAAGCATCCGCACCCTGCCGCCCTTCGGCCTGTTCAGCCTGCTGCATTGCCGGCGCGGATAG
- a CDS encoding sigma-54-dependent transcriptional regulator, which produces MKPAADATPVLFIDDEPAMRVSVTQWLQLAGFAAQGFETPQPALELLAPDFPGVLVSDLRMPRMDGMAVLERALERDADLPVILVTGHGDVALAVEAMRRGAYDFIEKPFEPDHLVAVLRRAAEKRRLVLENRGLRRRAAGGGIEARLIGTSPAIAELRRELLDLAATSASVLIHGETGSGKELVARCLHDFGPRGEKGAFVAVNCGAIPDSMAESELFGHEPGAFTGATQRRAGKLEHSSGGTLFLDEIESMPLSLQVKMLRALQERSIERLGSNKPVALDLRLVAATKTDLLDLSEEGRFRADLYYRLNVAELHIPPLRARAEDIPLLFDYFAAGFATSHGREPRPLDPADTDALLAHDWPGNVRELRNLAERHVLSVGRSGVAGLLRRRPVGGEAAAAVAVAPRALSDQVDAFEKRVIEQALDRCKGDIKAVIDLLDVPRRTLNEKMARHGLDRTRYLPRG; this is translated from the coding sequence ATGAAACCCGCCGCCGATGCGACCCCCGTGCTGTTCATCGACGATGAGCCGGCGATGCGCGTCTCGGTCACGCAATGGCTGCAGCTGGCCGGCTTCGCTGCGCAGGGCTTCGAGACGCCGCAGCCGGCGCTGGAGCTGCTGGCGCCGGACTTCCCCGGCGTGCTGGTCTCCGACCTCAGGATGCCGCGGATGGACGGCATGGCGGTGCTGGAACGGGCGTTGGAACGGGACGCCGACCTGCCGGTGATCCTCGTCACCGGCCATGGCGACGTGGCGCTGGCGGTGGAGGCGATGCGGCGCGGCGCCTACGACTTCATCGAGAAGCCGTTCGAGCCCGACCATCTGGTCGCCGTCCTCCGCCGGGCGGCGGAGAAGCGGCGGCTGGTGCTGGAGAATCGCGGGCTGCGCCGGCGGGCGGCGGGCGGCGGGATCGAGGCGCGGCTGATCGGCACTTCGCCCGCCATCGCCGAGTTGCGGCGCGAACTGCTCGACCTCGCCGCCACCAGTGCCAGCGTGCTGATCCATGGCGAGACCGGCAGCGGCAAGGAACTGGTCGCCCGCTGCCTGCATGATTTCGGCCCCCGGGGGGAGAAGGGCGCCTTCGTCGCCGTCAATTGCGGCGCCATCCCCGACAGCATGGCGGAAAGCGAGCTGTTCGGGCACGAGCCCGGCGCCTTCACCGGCGCCACCCAGCGCCGCGCCGGCAAGCTGGAGCATTCCAGCGGCGGCACCCTGTTCCTCGACGAGATCGAGAGCATGCCGCTGTCGCTGCAGGTCAAGATGCTGCGCGCATTGCAGGAGCGCAGCATCGAGCGGCTGGGCTCCAACAAGCCGGTCGCGCTGGACCTGCGGCTGGTCGCCGCGACCAAGACCGACCTGCTCGACCTCAGCGAGGAGGGGCGCTTCCGCGCCGACCTCTATTACAGGCTGAACGTGGCGGAGCTGCACATCCCGCCGCTGCGCGCCCGGGCGGAGGACATCCCGCTGCTGTTCGACTATTTCGCCGCCGGGTTCGCCACCAGCCACGGCCGCGAGCCGCGCCCGCTGGACCCGGCCGATACCGACGCGCTGCTGGCCCATGATTGGCCCGGCAATGTGCGCGAGCTGCGCAATCTGGCCGAACGCCACGTCCTGTCGGTCGGGCGCAGCGGCGTGGCCGGGCTGCTGCGCCGCCGCCCCGTCGGCGGCGAGGCGGCGGCGGCGGTGGCTGTGGCGCCGCGCGCGCTGTCCGATCAGGTCGACGCCTTCGAGAAGCGCGTGATCGAACAGGCGCTGGACCGCTGCAAGGGCGACATCAAGGCGGTGATCGACCTGCTCGACGTCCCCCGCCGGACCCTGAACGAGAAGATGGCCCGCCACGGGCTGGACCGGACGCGCTACCTGCCGCGGGGGTGA
- a CDS encoding uroporphyrinogen-III synthase translates to MAITAGGDLGAGDLAGKRILVPESRDLDLFAGMMEQHGAETIRCPMVKILDLDDPAPARQWLETLLGEGFDDIVLLTGEGLRRLMKVARAIDREADTVAAIGRARVFVRGPKPVKALREIGCTPYRSAPAPTTDGVIAALATEDLAGRRVGVQLYPDNPNEPLLDAVRARGGLPVAVTPYRYANDSETGAVQAAIREMAEGRIDFVAFTASPQVRRLHEVADACGLGDAFREGFARTRIAAVGPVVAEAVEAAGGTVAVSPETTFHMKPLVNAIRKLLADGAG, encoded by the coding sequence ATGGCCATCACTGCGGGCGGCGATCTGGGGGCCGGCGATCTGGCGGGCAAGCGGATTCTGGTGCCGGAGAGCCGGGATCTCGACCTGTTCGCCGGCATGATGGAGCAGCATGGGGCCGAGACCATCCGCTGCCCGATGGTGAAGATCCTCGACCTCGACGATCCCGCCCCGGCGCGGCAATGGCTGGAGACGCTGCTGGGCGAGGGGTTCGACGACATCGTGCTGCTGACCGGCGAGGGGCTGCGCCGCCTGATGAAGGTGGCCCGCGCCATCGACCGGGAGGCCGACACCGTCGCCGCCATCGGCCGCGCCCGCGTCTTCGTCCGCGGCCCGAAGCCGGTGAAGGCGCTGCGCGAGATCGGCTGCACCCCCTATAGGTCGGCTCCCGCCCCGACCACCGACGGCGTCATCGCCGCGCTGGCGACGGAGGATCTGGCCGGCCGCCGCGTCGGCGTCCAGCTCTATCCCGACAACCCGAACGAACCGCTGCTCGACGCGGTGCGGGCGCGCGGCGGCCTGCCGGTGGCGGTCACCCCCTATCGCTACGCCAACGATTCCGAGACCGGGGCGGTCCAGGCGGCGATCCGCGAGATGGCGGAGGGGCGCATCGATTTCGTCGCCTTCACCGCCTCTCCCCAGGTGCGTCGCCTGCACGAGGTGGCCGACGCCTGCGGTCTTGGCGACGCATTCCGCGAAGGCTTCGCCCGCACCCGCATCGCCGCCGTCGGCCCGGTGGTGGCCGAAGCGGTGGAAGCGGCGGGCGGCACCGTCGCCGTCTCGCCGGAGACCACCTTCCACATGAAGCCGTTGGTCAACGCCATCCGCAAGCTGCTGGCGGACGGGGCGGGCTGA
- a CDS encoding 3-(methylthio)propionyl-CoA ligase produces the protein MLRGMMMNEPLLVTSILRHAALYHADTEIVSRTTEGPIHRYSYADAWVRAQKLANALAALGMTPGDRIGTLAWNGFRHLECYYGIGGSGMVCHTINPRLFPEQIAYIVNHAEDRLLFTDLTFVPLLEGIAHELTGLKGIVVMTDAANMPNSSLPNLLCYEDLLAAQPDAFDWPLLDENTACGMCYTSGTTGNPKGVLYSHRSAYLHAMAACMPDVFGLSASDVVLPVVPMFHVNAWGTPYAAPLAGAKLVFPGGKLDGASLYELFEAEKVTNTAGVPTVWLALLNWLDANKKTLTTMRRIAIGGSACPPVMIQRFQEMGVEVLHAWGMTETSPLGLANRPKAKHAGLDADAALALASKQGRPICGVQFRVVDGSGADVARDGTSFGRLLVRGPTVCSGYFGVTESPAHQTVPGWFETGDVVTMDADGYVQIVDRTKDVIKSGGEWISSIDLENIAVGHPAVQEAAAVAVPDEKWGERPVLVVVRKPGAELTREELLAVFEGKVAKWCIPDDVRFVDALPHTATGKLLKSEIRHMLADPAEG, from the coding sequence ATGCTGCGTGGAATGATGATGAACGAGCCGCTGCTGGTGACGTCGATCCTGCGTCACGCCGCGCTCTACCACGCCGACACCGAGATCGTGTCGCGCACCACCGAGGGGCCGATCCACCGCTACAGCTATGCCGACGCCTGGGTCCGCGCGCAGAAGCTGGCCAACGCGCTGGCGGCGCTGGGGATGACGCCGGGCGACCGCATCGGCACGCTGGCCTGGAACGGCTTCCGCCATCTGGAATGCTATTACGGCATCGGCGGCTCGGGCATGGTCTGCCACACCATCAACCCGCGCCTGTTCCCCGAACAGATCGCCTACATCGTCAACCACGCCGAAGACCGGCTGCTGTTCACCGACCTGACCTTCGTCCCGCTGCTGGAGGGAATCGCCCACGAGCTGACCGGGCTGAAGGGCATCGTCGTGATGACCGACGCCGCCAACATGCCGAATTCCAGCCTGCCCAACCTACTGTGCTACGAGGATCTGCTGGCCGCCCAGCCCGACGCCTTCGACTGGCCGCTGCTCGACGAGAACACCGCCTGCGGCATGTGCTACACCTCCGGCACCACCGGCAACCCGAAGGGTGTGCTGTACAGCCACCGCTCCGCCTATCTGCATGCCATGGCCGCCTGCATGCCCGACGTGTTCGGCCTGTCGGCGTCGGACGTGGTGCTGCCGGTGGTGCCGATGTTCCACGTCAATGCCTGGGGCACGCCCTATGCGGCACCGCTGGCCGGCGCCAAGCTGGTCTTCCCCGGCGGCAAGCTGGACGGCGCCAGCCTCTACGAGCTGTTCGAGGCGGAGAAGGTCACCAACACCGCCGGCGTGCCGACCGTCTGGCTGGCCCTGCTGAACTGGCTCGACGCCAACAAGAAGACGCTGACGACGATGCGCCGCATCGCCATCGGCGGTTCCGCCTGCCCGCCGGTGATGATCCAGCGCTTCCAGGAGATGGGGGTCGAGGTCCTGCATGCCTGGGGCATGACGGAAACCAGCCCGCTCGGCCTCGCCAACAGGCCGAAGGCCAAGCATGCCGGGCTGGATGCCGACGCCGCGCTGGCGCTCGCCTCCAAGCAGGGGCGGCCGATCTGCGGCGTGCAGTTCCGCGTGGTCGACGGCTCCGGCGCCGACGTGGCCCGCGACGGCACCAGCTTCGGCCGGCTGCTGGTGCGCGGCCCCACCGTCTGCTCCGGCTATTTCGGCGTGACCGAAAGCCCGGCGCACCAGACGGTTCCGGGCTGGTTCGAGACCGGCGACGTGGTGACGATGGACGCCGACGGCTATGTCCAGATCGTCGACCGCACCAAGGACGTCATCAAGTCGGGCGGCGAGTGGATCAGCTCCATCGACCTGGAGAACATCGCCGTCGGTCATCCGGCCGTCCAGGAGGCCGCCGCCGTCGCCGTGCCCGACGAGAAATGGGGCGAGCGCCCGGTGCTGGTCGTCGTCCGCAAACCCGGAGCCGAACTGACACGCGAGGAACTGCTGGCGGTCTTCGAGGGCAAGGTCGCCAAATGGTGCATCCCCGACGACGTGCGCTTCGTCGACGCCCTGCCCCACACCGCGACCGGCAAGCTGCTGAAGAGCGAGATCCGCCACATGCTGGCCGACCCGGCGGAAGGGTGA
- a CDS encoding methyl-accepting chemotaxis protein produces MMIGQSLSIRVKLSILVVTASLACLAIAGAGLYLSYNRMYQDRVDSLRFMVEAGHNMAAHFEGEAAAGRLSRDEAQARFKDAFLAIRYGGDEYLFAHTYDSVGFAHVNTALMGKDVSGIKDAAGQPVIPALIGIIRAHGEGTYAYDWPRTVGGSETAVKLAYVKGFEPWRILIGTGIFIDDLWAEFLSQLWTLVGVIAALALPAIVLLTLVGHDISATIRSLAGRMRAMAGGDLTIAFPETGRGDELGDMCRATQVFKENALARQRLESERAEQARRADEDKHRAVADLADRFEQAVGGVIHAVVEEAAGMESRVSDVTRAADQTGRLAGNVAATTEQTSANVQTVASATEQLTSSIGEISRQVGQSSQIAREAVDIAERANDKVGGLARGVGRIGAVVELINSIASQTNLLALNATIEAARAGEAGRGFAVVASEVKALATQTAKATEDIAAQVADIQSMTGEAVGELQEVVRVIGHINDVATSIASAVEQQGAATREISRNIQQAAQGTQTVSDSIGGVNEAASHSGKVAYEVLTSVQQLSSHTEALGREVNRFLTQVRTG; encoded by the coding sequence ATGATGATCGGACAGTCTCTCTCGATCCGCGTGAAGTTGTCGATCCTGGTCGTGACGGCCAGCCTCGCCTGTCTGGCCATCGCCGGGGCCGGGCTTTACCTCAGCTACAACCGCATGTACCAGGACCGCGTCGACTCCCTGCGCTTCATGGTCGAGGCCGGGCACAACATGGCGGCGCATTTCGAGGGCGAGGCCGCGGCCGGACGCCTGTCGCGCGACGAAGCCCAGGCGCGCTTCAAGGACGCCTTCCTCGCCATCCGCTACGGCGGCGACGAGTATCTGTTCGCCCACACCTACGACAGCGTCGGCTTCGCCCATGTCAACACGGCGCTGATGGGCAAGGACGTGTCCGGCATCAAGGACGCCGCGGGCCAGCCGGTCATCCCGGCCCTGATCGGCATCATCCGGGCGCATGGCGAGGGCACCTATGCCTATGACTGGCCGCGCACCGTCGGCGGCAGCGAAACCGCGGTCAAGCTGGCCTATGTGAAGGGGTTCGAGCCATGGCGGATCCTGATCGGCACCGGCATCTTCATCGACGACCTGTGGGCCGAGTTCCTGTCGCAGCTCTGGACCCTGGTCGGCGTCATCGCGGCGCTGGCCCTGCCGGCCATCGTGCTGTTGACGCTGGTCGGCCACGACATCAGTGCCACCATCCGCTCGCTCGCCGGCCGCATGCGGGCGATGGCCGGCGGCGACCTCACCATCGCCTTCCCCGAAACCGGCCGCGGCGACGAGCTGGGCGACATGTGCCGGGCGACCCAGGTCTTCAAGGAGAACGCGTTGGCCCGGCAGCGGCTGGAGTCCGAACGGGCCGAACAGGCCCGCCGCGCCGACGAGGACAAGCACAGGGCCGTCGCCGACCTCGCCGACCGCTTCGAGCAGGCGGTCGGCGGCGTGATCCATGCCGTGGTCGAGGAAGCCGCCGGCATGGAAAGCCGGGTCAGCGACGTGACCCGCGCCGCCGACCAGACCGGCAGGCTGGCCGGCAACGTCGCCGCGACCACCGAGCAGACCTCCGCCAATGTCCAGACCGTGGCATCCGCGACCGAGCAGTTGACCAGCTCGATCGGCGAGATCAGCCGTCAGGTCGGCCAGTCCTCGCAGATCGCCCGCGAGGCGGTCGACATCGCCGAACGCGCCAACGACAAGGTCGGCGGCCTCGCACGCGGGGTCGGGCGCATCGGCGCGGTGGTCGAGCTGATCAACTCAATCGCCAGCCAGACCAACCTGCTTGCCCTGAACGCCACCATCGAGGCCGCAAGGGCGGGCGAGGCCGGACGCGGCTTCGCCGTGGTGGCGAGCGAGGTGAAGGCGCTGGCGACCCAGACCGCCAAGGCGACCGAGGACATCGCCGCCCAGGTCGCCGACATCCAGTCGATGACCGGCGAGGCCGTCGGGGAGTTGCAGGAGGTCGTCCGCGTCATCGGCCACATCAACGACGTCGCCACCTCCATCGCCTCGGCGGTCGAGCAGCAGGGGGCCGCGACCCGCGAGATCAGCCGCAACATCCAGCAGGCCGCCCAGGGCACCCAGACCGTTTCCGACAGCATCGGCGGCGTCAACGAAGCGGCCAGCCACAGCGGCAAGGTCGCCTACGAGGTCCTGACCTCCGTGCAGCAGCTGTCCAGCCATACCGAGGCGCTGGGCCGGGAGGTGAACCGCTTCCTGACCCAGGTGCGAACCGGTTGA
- a CDS encoding glycosyltransferase family 39 protein, giving the protein MRGKTSVSRLLRCDLRCDPWDIAAGLGLLALLVLVAVTFRDYGISNDEEVQHVYGAKLIDWYRSGFADGSAFTYKNLYLYGGLFDMAAVALAPLLPFDPYETRHLLCALTGVAGIAVVWGLARRLAGPRAGLLAGLLLALCGPWYGGMFNHTKDVPFAVLMMAAVALLARLAGQMPKPRLGTVVGFGAIAGLALGIRVGALLLAGYAVAALAGWVLAGWWLAEGATAARLREAGRGALRLLPALPVAYGLMALFWPWSVLEPLNPLRALADFSHFHYPIRTLLGGTEYWMYEVPRSYLAWYLGIKLPLVLLAAAALGLLTLPVILRRDRPAAEGGTARIVGHGLVALAALFPVAWFTLTHAPGYTAIRHFLFVLPPLAVLGGIGLDRLLGRCGDWRVGVSQRSGRGLSMAVPAGLALALVLGREAAVLESLHPDEYVYFNELVGGVAGAVRNYDVDYWANSLPEAVEDLSEVIAAEEARTHRHRTYSVAVCAEPLAFEKLAPANMRWVSDWTRADFFVAPTQEDCDTLMNGPAVAEVERDGALLAVVKDLRKQDLRNPGEPAETVEVARLRTGRQHRHWW; this is encoded by the coding sequence GTGAGGGGAAAGACCAGCGTTTCGCGCCTGCTGCGCTGCGATCTTCGCTGCGATCCATGGGACATTGCCGCCGGGTTGGGCCTGCTGGCGCTGCTGGTGCTGGTTGCCGTCACCTTCCGGGATTACGGCATCTCCAATGACGAGGAGGTGCAGCATGTCTACGGTGCCAAGCTGATCGACTGGTATCGCAGCGGCTTCGCCGATGGGTCGGCCTTCACCTACAAGAACCTCTATCTCTATGGCGGGCTGTTCGACATGGCGGCGGTGGCGCTTGCCCCGCTGCTGCCCTTCGACCCCTACGAGACGCGGCACCTGCTGTGCGCGCTGACCGGGGTGGCCGGGATCGCGGTGGTCTGGGGGCTGGCGCGCCGGCTGGCCGGACCGCGGGCCGGCCTCCTCGCCGGGTTGCTGCTGGCGCTGTGCGGCCCCTGGTACGGCGGCATGTTCAACCACACCAAGGACGTGCCCTTCGCCGTGCTGATGATGGCCGCGGTGGCGTTGCTGGCGCGGCTGGCTGGGCAGATGCCGAAGCCCCGCCTTGGCACGGTGGTGGGCTTCGGCGCCATTGCCGGGCTGGCGCTCGGCATCCGGGTGGGGGCTCTGCTGCTCGCCGGCTATGCGGTGGCCGCCCTGGCCGGATGGGTGCTGGCCGGATGGTGGCTCGCGGAGGGCGCCACGGCCGCAAGGCTGCGCGAGGCGGGCCGCGGTGCCCTGCGGCTGCTGCCGGCCCTGCCGGTCGCCTATGGGCTGATGGCGCTCTTCTGGCCCTGGTCGGTGCTGGAGCCGCTGAACCCGCTGCGGGCGCTGGCCGATTTCTCGCACTTCCACTATCCGATCCGCACCCTGCTGGGCGGCACCGAATATTGGATGTACGAGGTGCCGCGCAGCTATCTGGCCTGGTATCTCGGGATCAAGCTGCCGCTGGTGCTGCTCGCCGCCGCGGCGCTGGGCCTGCTGACGCTTCCCGTAATCCTGCGCCGGGACCGGCCGGCGGCGGAGGGCGGGACGGCCCGGATCGTCGGTCATGGGCTGGTGGCGCTGGCGGCGCTGTTCCCGGTCGCCTGGTTCACCCTTACCCATGCGCCCGGCTACACCGCGATCCGCCATTTTCTGTTCGTGCTGCCACCGCTGGCGGTGCTGGGCGGCATCGGGCTGGACCGGCTGCTCGGCCGCTGCGGCGATTGGAGGGTCGGCGTGTCGCAGCGCAGCGGCCGCGGGCTGTCGATGGCCGTGCCGGCCGGTCTGGCGCTGGCGCTGGTCCTGGGCCGCGAGGCAGCTGTGCTGGAATCGCTGCATCCCGACGAATATGTCTATTTCAACGAGCTGGTCGGCGGCGTCGCTGGCGCGGTGCGCAACTACGATGTCGATTACTGGGCCAACAGCCTGCCCGAAGCGGTCGAGGATCTGTCGGAGGTCATCGCGGCGGAAGAGGCGCGCACCCATCGTCACCGCACCTACAGCGTCGCCGTCTGCGCCGAGCCGCTGGCCTTCGAGAAGCTGGCCCCGGCCAACATGCGCTGGGTTTCCGACTGGACGCGCGCCGATTTCTTCGTCGCGCCGACGCAGGAGGATTGCGACACGCTGATGAATGGTCCGGCGGTGGCGGAGGTCGAGCGCGACGGCGCCCTGCTGGCGGTGGTTAAGGATCTGCGCAAACAGGATCTGCGCAATCCCGGGGAGCCGGCGGAGACCGTCGAGGTGGCGCGGCTGCGCACCGGGCGCCAGCACCGTCACTGGTGGTGA